The window TCCTGGGCGAGGCCAAGCTCACGGCCGAGCACATGGAGACCAAGGCCGACGTGACCCTGGAGAAGGTCGCCGACGGCTTTGCCATCACTGCCGTGCACCTGACGCTATCGGCGAAGATCCCGGGCGCCGATAACTCAACGTTCCAGGACTTGGCGGGCAAGGCCAAGGCCGGATGTCCGGTGTCGAAGCTGCTCAACACCAAGATCACGCTCGACGCGGCGTTGCAGGGCTGACGGTCTGGAGCGCAGCCTTGGGGCCACGCTGATGCGTCGCCCGGCGGGGCGGGTTAGAGCGTTTTCGAGCGAAGCGAGCACCGGTTCGCGTGAAGAAAACGCGTCAAAACGAGAATCTACAGCTGCGCGTCGCCGTTCGGTCCGACCGAGGCGATGCGCAGCATGTTGGTGGTGCCGGGCGCGCGGAGCGGCACGCCGGCGACGATGATGACGCGCTGGCCGGCCTTGGCAAAGCCGTCCCGAAATGCAATCGAGCCGGCGCGTTCAACCATGTCGTCGAGATCATGCGCGTCCT of the Bradyrhizobium quebecense genome contains:
- a CDS encoding OsmC family protein, which codes for MTTTHGSAKWQGGIKDGKGAISTKSGALSDYPYGFASRFEGKPGSNPEELIGAAHAACFTMALSLILGEAKLTAEHMETKADVTLEKVADGFAITAVHLTLSAKIPGADNSTFQDLAGKAKAGCPVSKLLNTKITLDAALQG